The following proteins are co-located in the Serinus canaria isolate serCan28SL12 chromosome 17, serCan2020, whole genome shotgun sequence genome:
- the LRRC8A gene encoding volume-regulated anion channel subunit LRRC8A, protein MIPVTELRYFADTQPAYRILKPWWDVFTDYISIVMLMIAVFGGTLQVTQDKMICLPCKWVTKDSCNDSVRGWTVAAPERPYYNTSLVPSADSGPTGIRYDLDRHQYNYVDAVCYENRLHWFAKYFPYLVLLHTLIFLACSNFWFKFPRTSSKLEHFVSILLKCFDSPWTTRALSETVVEESDTKPAFGKMNGSMDKKSSTVSEDVEATVPMLQRTKSRIEQGIVDRSETGVLDKKEGEQAKALFEKVKKFRTHVEEGDIVYRLYMRQTIIKVIKFILIICYTVYYVNNITFDVDCKVDIESLTGYRMYRCAHPLATLFKILASFYISLVIFYGLICMYTLWWMLRRSLKKYSFESIREESSYSDIPDVKNDFAFMLHLIDQYDPLYSKRFAVFLSEVSENKLRQLNLNNEWTLEKLRQRITKNSQDKLELHLFMLSGIPDTVFDLIELEVLKLELIPDVTIPPSIAQLTSLKELWLYHTAAKIEAPALAFLRENLKSLHIKFTDIKEIPLWIYSLKTLEELHLTGNLSAENNRYIVIDGLRELKRLKVLRMKSNLTKLPQVVTDVGVHLQKLSINNEGTKLIVLNSLKKMVNLTELELIRCDLERIPHSIFSLHNLQEIDLKDNNLKTIEEIISFQHLHRLTCLKLWYNHIAYIPMQIGNLTNLERLYLNRNKIEKIPTQLFYCRKLRYLDLSHNNLTFIPPDVGLLQNLQNLAVTANRIESLPPELFQCRKLRTLNLGNNVLQSLPSRVGELTNLSQIELRGNRLECLPVELGECPLLKRSGLVVEEDLFNTLPLEVKERLWRADKEQA, encoded by the exons ATGATTCCAGTCACCGAGCTGCGCTACTTCGCTGACACTCAGCCAGCCTATCGCATCCTGAAGCCGTGGTGGGACGTCTTCACGGACTACATTTCCATAGTGATGCTGATGATCGCCGTGTTTGGAGGGACACTCCAGGTCACCCAGGACAAAATGATTTGTTTGCCCTGTAAATGGGTTACCAAAGACTCTTGCAATGACTCTGTCAGGGGATGGAcagtggcagccccagagcGTCCCTACTACAACACTAGTCTTGTTCCCTCTGCTGATTCGGGGCCTACAGGGATCCGATACGATCTGGACCGGCACCAGTACAACTACGTGGATGCGGTGTGTTACGAGAACCGTCTTCACTGGTTTGCCAAGTATTTTCCTTATCTGGTGCTGCTACATACACTCATCTTTCTGGCTTGTAGCAACTTCTGGTTCAAGTTCCCAAGGACCAGCTCCAAGCTGGAGCACTTTGTGTCTATTTTGCTCAAGTGTTTTGACTCTCCATGGACAACGAGAGCATTGTCTGAGACGGTGGTGGAAGAGAGTGATACCAAACCAGCATTTGGAAAAATGAATGGCTCCATGGACAAGAAATCCTCCACGGTCAGTGAGGATGTGGAAGCCACTGTTCCCATGCTGCAGAGAACAAAGTCTCGAATTGAGCAAGGGATTGTGGACAGGTCTGAGACTGGTGTCTTAGACAAAAAGGAAGGTGAGCAAGCCAAAGCACTCTTTGAGAAAGTGAAAAAGTTCCGTACTCATGTGGAAGAGGGAGACATAGTTTATCGCCTGTACATGAGACAGACCATAATCAAAGTAATCAAGTTCATTCTCATCATTTGCTATACTGTGTACTATGTCAACAACATAACGTTTGATGTAGACTGTAAAGTGGACATTGAGAGCTTGACTGGCTACAGGATGTACCGCTGTGCTCATCCTTTGGCCACTCTCTTCAAAATCTTGGCTTCTTTCTACATCAGTCTGGTGATTTTCTATGGTTTGATCTGCATGTACACACTGTGGTGGATGTTGAGACGGTCGCTCAAGAAATACTCCTTTGAGTCCATCCGGGAGGAGAGCAGTTACAGTGACATTCCTGATGTGAAAAATGACTTTGCTTTTATGCTCCATCTGATCGATCAGTATGACCCCCTCTACTCCAAGCGCTTTGCTGTCTTTCTCTCAGAGGTGAGTGAGAACAAATTGCGGCAGCTGAACCTCAACAATGAGTGGACTTTGGAAAAACTACGCCAGAGGATCACCAAAAACTCTCAGGATAAGCTGGAATTGCATCTTTTCATGTTGAGTGGCATTCCTGACACAGTCTTTGACCTCATCGAGCTGGAGGTCTTGAAGCTGGAGCTTATCCCTGATGTCACTATTCCCCCAAGCATTGCTCAGCTCACCAGCCTTAAGGAACTGTGGCTCTACCACACAGCTGCCAAAATTGAGGCCCCAGCCCTTGCCTTCTTGAGGGAGAATTTGAAATCTCTCCACATCAAGTTCACAGACATTAAGGAGATTCCTCTTTGGATTTATAGCCTGAAGACACTAGAGGAGCTTCACCTGACAGGGAACTTGAGCGCTGAAAACAACCGGTACATTGTGATAGATGGACTGAGGGAGCTGAAGAGGCTGAAGGTGTTGAGGATGAAGAGTAACCTCACCAAACTGCCACAGGTGGTGACAGATGTTGGTGTCCATCTTCAGAAGCTTTCCATCAACAATGAGGGCACCAAGCTCATTGTCCTCAACAGCCTTAAGAAGATGGTCAACCTGACAGAGCTTGAGCTGATCCGGTGTGACTTGGAACGCATTCCTCACTCTATTTTTAGCCTCCACAATCTGCAGGAAATAGACCTGAAGGACAACAACCTAAAGACTATTGAGGAAATCATCAGCTTCCAGCACTTACATCGTCTCACTTGCCTTAAATTGTGGTACAACCACATTGCCTACATCCCCATGCAGATAGGCAACCTGACCAACTTGGAACGCCTTTATCTGAACCGTAACAAGATAGAAAAGATCCCTACCCAGCTCTTCTATTGCCGAAAACTTCGGTACTTGGATCTCAGCCACAACAACTTAACTTTCATACCACCAGACGTTGGACTTCTTCAAAACCTGCAGAATCTGGCTGTGACAGCCAACAGG attgaGAGTCTCCCAccagagctgttccagtgcaGGAAGCTGAGAACCTTGAACCTGGGAAACAACGTGCTGCAGTCGCTGCCCTCCCGGGTGGGAGAGCTGACCAACCTGTCGCAGATCGAGCTGCGAGGGAACCGCCTGGAGTGCTTGCCAGTGGAGCTGGGAGAGTGCCCGCTGCTGAAACGCAGTGGGCTCGTGGTGGAGGAGGACCTGTTCAACACCCTGCCCTTGGAAGTCAAAGAGCGCCTGTGGAGGGCAGACAAAGAACA